A portion of the Pseudorasbora parva isolate DD20220531a chromosome 1, ASM2467924v1, whole genome shotgun sequence genome contains these proteins:
- the trmt10a gene encoding RNA (guanine-9-)-methyltransferase domain-containing protein 2, which translates to MASDMANAPAVQERSHECANDESPSTKDENESEQTGETETLSKRQRKRLLKHQQWEEQRELRKQKRKERKQQRKLERQTQVDDGVEWTGKKRLRRSAEPSSLRLVIDCSFDNLMVLKDVKKLHKQIQRCYAENRRTLHPAQFYLTSHGGQLKQIMDEINKGWVNWKDVHVKPEAFHDILSKDDLVYLTSDSPNVLQELDEAKAYVIGGLVDHNHHKGITFDRAQELGIAHAQLPLGSFVKMNSRKVLAVNHVFEIILAFLEKRDWQEAFFTVLPQRKGAVPVGQENKLEEGNDEEDSDEDSDTEHPTSEKGTDSKDQSDSKHEEHKPLLNQSDSSERNTA; encoded by the exons ATGGCCAGCGATATGGCCAATGCACCTGCAGTGCAGGAGAGGAGCCATGAATGTGCTAACGATGAAAGTCCATCTACAAAGGATGAAAATGAATCCGAACAGACTGGAGAAACTGAAACACTGTCTAAAAGACAACGCAAGAGACTTCTTAAGCATCAACAATGGGAAGAACAGAGAGAACTGCGCAA ACAGAAGCGGAAAGAGAGAAAGCAGCAGAGGAAACTCGAGAGACAAACACAGGTGGACGACGGAGTGGAGTGGACGGGAAAGAAGCGTTTGCGCCGGTCGGCAGAGCCCAGCTCTCTCAGACTGGTCATAGACTGCAGCTTTGATAACCTCATGGTGCTCAAG GATGTAAAGAAACTTCACAAGCAGATTCAGAGGTGCTATGCTGAGAACAGACGCACCCTCCATCCTGCACAG TTTTACCTTACAAGTCATGGCGGTCAGTTAAAGCAAATCATGGATGAAATTAACAAAGGCTGGGTCAACTGGAAG GATGTCCATGTCAAGCCTGAAGCGTTTCATGATATCCTGAGCAAGGACGACCTCGTCTACCTCACGTCTGATTCCCCCAATGTGCTGCAAGAGCTGGATGAAGCCAAAGCCTATGTGATTGGAGGTCTGGTGGACCACAACCACCATAAG GGAATCACATTTGATCGAGCCCAAGAGCTTGGCATTGCTCATGCTCAGCTTCCACTGGGCAGTTTCGTCAAGATGAATAGCCGCAAGGTGCTGGCTGTCAATCATG TTTTTGAGATCATCCTAGCATTCCTGGAGAAACGAGATTGGCAGGAAGCTTTCTTTACTGTTCTGCCGCAGAGGAAGGGAGCCGTGCCAGTGGGCCAAGAGAACAAGCTCGAAGAGGGCAATGATGAGGAAGACTCCGATGAAGACTCAGACACAGAACATCCCACCTCGGAAAAAGGAACGGACTCAAAGGACCAATCAGATAGCAAACACGAAGAGCACAAACCTCTGCTAAACCAATCAGACTCCAGCGAGCGAAACACAGCATAG